CCTCTTTCTCctcatcgtcatcatcatcatcctcgtCATCACCCTCGGGGGAGTCTACCAAATAGTCAACATCATCAACGTCATTACCCCTCATACTCTCTTCGATGAGACCCATTTGGATGTGATGGGAGTTTTCGCTATTAGCAATACCTCGACCGCCTTCACTCCTACTTGAGTCAACAGACAATCTGCCTCCAAAATTTCCTAAAGGTGAACGAAACCAAATTCGGGTATCCAATGACCTCCAACCTTGGGTCAGGACATTTTGGTGCGTCGATTTGGGTGGGGATACTTAACTCACATTACACGACTGTGATTGACCTGCTTCTGTAGCCATGAAGTCAAGCAGCTGGCTAAATGATGCCTGGTCCCCAGTTTTAAAGGGCGATACATACGGAACATATGGATTTGAAGACGGTTGGAATGACGGTGTAAAAGGCGATGAGCAATAAGTCTGAGGAACATACGGATTTGAAGACGGCTGAGGTTGCTCTTGTAGTGGTGTTGACTGTGGAGGTTGTTCCCTTTGTAATGATGGTTGCGGCTCGGGCTCGTGTGGCTGATTCGAGTTAGCAACACCCTCTTGATCTTCTTGTAAGACCAACTCATACAAGTGCAAATGAGTCCCGTATTTTCCTCGGTACCAATACATGTAAAGCTTTAACGGATGATGCAAAGACACAGGCTCATGAATTAGGACATGACTATATCGGTTGGTCCACTACATTATCCAAAATCTGTGTGTGACAGACCATCCAAATTTTTGGATTCGGTCAAAATCTCACCATGTTGGCCATCTAGAGACCTCTCCTGATGTGGGACACCTTGTACGAACCCAAATGATCTCCTACACCTATCGGTCGCATGCCACTCAAGAGTCTCAAACGATATCAATGGTACCGTTGCACTCCAATTTCTGATTGACTACAGATGTCTTCTGGAATGACATCTGCCTCTATTCGATCAACACCGTAAGCTTCCCAAACAAACTGGattggataaaaaaatattattaagcaCTACATAATACGAAGGCATTAAGAAACATGTATATCTAGATGTTTCTATATCAATGGATGAGAACACACCTGACCTTCCTGAACTTCATCTAACAATCCTCTGAAATAAGCAACAATATGATATCTATATGGCCAATTATGATGCTCCCAGTTACGCCATCTGTCAACactttttttattactaaagTTTCAAACCAGATATTGCAATAGGAAGTAACACAATATTCAATGTCATTTAACAATTGATATTACCGGTTAGCCAGTGTAAAGAACCGCGGGGTTCTAGAAATCGGAGCAAGAAACGGCATACGAATCCAAGCCCAGATATGCAACAATTTCAGTGGACCGTCAATCTCTTTACAATCAAATCGAGATGCTCTATACAATGCTTTGTACAAGTGTGCTAGGGATGTCGATCCCCAGCTAATTTCGTGTATCCGTGAGAAGTCACGAAGCAATGGAAGAAATTTCCAGTGAACTGCTAACCCAGATTTATCAGCAAATAAGATTGACCCAGACAACAACAATATATGGCATTTAACATACTTTTCCATGGCAACTCGATCATTCAAAATTAATCCTTCTTTCACATTTCTAATCCAGGTCATCTTGATGTAACTTCCTCTGGAATCACTCGTTCTCGGTGCAACTCCAAATTGATGTAAGCATTCAGCTTCCATGGCTTCCTGACTAGTCATGGTTGTTCCTGTCACGGAAAGACCATTTATCAAAATACCTAGGATTAGAGCCATATCCTCCAACGTAACGGCGCACTCACCCGTCGGGAGATGGAAGGTATGAGTATCTGGATGACATCTCTTTACTAGAACTGTTACCAAAGCTGACTGACCTTAGATCACTCCAATTTGGGATACATGATAAAATTCAGTGGCTCATACAAGAGGCTCAACAATCGGATTGTATAATTCCGGTGGGTTCATGTGAACACACCTCAAAGTTTTTGTGCCCTACAAAATATAGACGAATAATTAACTCAAGTTATCTTTTGGTAATTAATCATACATGGATACAAAGACTTATAACTAACATTAAATATACACccgaacaaaaaataaattaacttcTCTACTTAATTGTCATTATCACTAAGCTTCTTATCAACAAAATGACCATTATTACTTATATTTTAACacaaaaactaattaataattatcttcaataacttaattatttaaattatgacAATAATTAGTTCAAATTGATGTCTATTTTGTTACAAGTATAGTTtatacattaaattaaaagtactaATTTACATTCTCATACAACTCAAATGAATTTATAAGATTATTCACAAACTACActctattaatataattatttatatttattaatcaacatttctaaatttataaaataaatctaatcAGGTGGtatcaataattttaatcattccactaaattttaattaccattCTACTAACAAATACAATTACtaaatctataaaataaatttaagaattCTAATTTATATTCTCCTACaatctaaaataattaatataattatacagAAATTAAACTCTATTAGTAGtgcttaattaaattattatgcCACTAacactaaataaaaattatcaaaaattcCAGCAACAACTGTCATCAATAAAACTACCCACTAAACTAAATTCTAATGACCATTTTACTCTAACAAATACAATTAATAAACCTATAAAACAAATCTAATCATATAATAACaaatattctaataatttttcttcttcacctacagatttttctatttatattgaaaaaaatttaacaaaaatacttACATAATGAGATTGGCTaagataattaataatatgAAGTTCACGACGATttacttctttaattttttttcttaggcattgtagtttttatttattgtaaatGTATGAGTTTGGAACAATGAAAGGTAAAGGATGAAGAAAAGTTGCTGAAACTGAAccaattgaaattgaaagagaTGAATGAAGAGAGAAGCAAGAGATACTCTCGTGCAATTGGTATCAAGCCCCACCCATCCCATGTGCATGGGGCACACGTGGTTACAGACCACAAATCCACAATACTGAGGCTCAGAATTGTAGAGTCCTCCTTTACCATTGATCATTGTTGATATAACCCTGTCCGttggattgatgaagagtgaaaTCTGAG
This sequence is a window from Arachis duranensis cultivar V14167 chromosome 2, aradu.V14167.gnm2.J7QH, whole genome shotgun sequence. Protein-coding genes within it:
- the LOC107475851 gene encoding serine/threonine-protein phosphatase 7 long form homolog → MTSQEAMEAECLHQFGVAPRTSDSRGSYIKMTWIRNVKEGLILNDRVAMEKYVKCHILLLSGSILFADKSGLAVHWKFLPLLRDFSRIHEISWGSTSLAHLYKALYRASRFDCKEIDGPLKLLHIWAWIRMPFLAPISRTPRFFTLANRWRNWEHHNWPYRYHIVAYFRGLLDEVQEGQFVWEAYGVDRIEADVIPEDICSQSEIGVQRCRRSFGFVQGVPHQERSLDGQHGEILTESKNLDGLSHTDFG